CGCGAGCAGCTGCTCTGAGAGCGGATCCTCGACGAACCGCTGTATGGCCCGGCGGAGCGGACGCGCTCCGAGCGCGGGATCGTACCCTTCGCGGGCGAGATGCGTGCGCGCGTCAGCGGCAAGGGATATCCCCATACCGTGCGCAACGAGCTGTTCGCGGAGCCGGTCGAACATGAGATCGACGATCTGTTCGATCTCTTCGTGCGAAAGATCGTGGAAGACAATCGTTTCGTCGACACGATTGAGGAACTCGGGCCTGAAGATCTTCTTGAGCTCACCGGTGACACGCTCCTTGAGGTCCTCATAGGAAAGTCCCGCGCCACCGCTCGTCGAGAACCCAAGCTTCTGGCCTTTGACGATGTCGCGCGCGCCGATGTTGCTCGTCATGATGATGATGCAGTTCTTGAAATCGACACGCCGTCCCTGGGCATCGGTGAGCCGTCCTTCCTCAAGAATCTGAAGAAGGATGTTGAACACGTCATGGTGCGCCTTCTCGACTTCATCAAAGAGCACAACCGAGTACGGACGGCGCCTGACGAGCTCGGTGAGCTGTCCTCCCTCATCGAAGCCAACGTACCCGGGAGGTGACCCTATGAGGCGCGAAACGGTGTGTTTTTCCATGTACTCCGACATGTCGAGCTGGATGAGCGCCTCCTCGCTCCCGAACAGGAACGCCGCAAGCGCCTTTGAGAGTTCAGTCTTTCCAACCCCAGACGGGCCGAGGAAGATGAAGGATCCAGCCGGACGGCGAGGATCCTTGAGGCCCGCGCGAGCGCGCCGGATCGCCCTGCTGACTGCCACGACGGCTTCATCTTGACCGACAAGCCGCTCGTGCAGTGACGCCTCCATCCGCAGGAGTTTCTCTGTCTCTTCCTCCGTCAACGCGGAGACGGGCACGCCCGTCCACACGCTTACGACATCGGCGATTTCGCACTCAGTCACCTCGACGAGCCTACGGCTCTCCGGCTTGAGCCACTCCTGTTCCATCTCGCGCTTCTCCGCGATGATGCGCTTCTCCCCGTCGCGCAGCGACGCGGCTTTCTCGAACTCCTGCGCCTCGATCGCGGCTTCCTTCTCGGCGCGCACTCGACGCAGGCGGTCCTCGATCTCCCGTACTCCGGGAGGCGCCGTCATCATCTTGATACGCATCTTCGAACCGGCCTCGTCAATGAGATCGATGGCCTTGTCGGGCAGGAAACGATCTGAGATGTACCGGTCGGCGAGAACCGCGGCCGCCTCAACCGCGGCATCTGTGATGCTGACGCGGTGGTGCGCCTCGTAACGGTCACGCAAACCGAACAGGATCTGAACGGTCTCAGCGACGCTCGGCTCGCCTACCATGATCGGCTGGAATCGCCGCTCGAGCGCCGGGTCCCTCTCGACGTACTTGCGGTACTCGTCTAGCGTGGTCGCGCCGATGGTCTGCAACTCGCCACGGGCGAGCGCTGGCTTGATGATGCTCGCGGCATCGATAGCGCCCTCAGCGGCGCCGGCGCCCACAAGCGTGTGCATCTCATCGACGAACAATATGATGTCGCCGCGTTCACGAATCTCCTTCATCACCTTCTTGAGGCGGTCCTCGAACTCCCCGCGATACTTGCTCCCAGCGACGAGCGCTGCCAGATCGAGTGTGTAGAGCTGCCGGTCCTTGATGGTTTCCGGCACCTGATCGTGCACGATCGCCTGCGCGAGTCCTTCCGCCACCGCGGTCTTCCCAACCCCGGGCTCGCCGATGAGGACCGGGTTGTTCTTGGTGCGCCGCGAGAGGATCTGCATTACGCGTTCGATCTCAGCCATCCGTCCGATGACCGGATCGAGCTTGCCCTCACTCGCCGCGCGGGTGAGGTTCCTGCCAAACTCATCGAGCAGCGAGCCACTCCCCCTGCCGCCGCGCTCCTCGGCAGGCTCAGTCTGCTTGCCGTAGTGGCCGGAAAGCAGCTGGATAACAGCCGAGCGGACCTTGTCCAGATCAGCGCCGAGATTGAGCAGCACTTGCGCCGCGACGCCCTCTCCCTCACGGATGAGGCCGAGGAGCATGTGTTCGGTCCCGATGTAGTTGTGGCCGAGCTGCAGCGCCTCGCGGAGGGAGAGCTCGAGCACCTTCTTTGCACGCGGTGTGAACGGGATGTGGCCCGTGGGAACAAACGTGCCCCTGCCGATGAGGTCCTCTACTTGCGCGTGGACATCCTCAAGTGAGATGCCGAGACTTTCTAGCGCCTTAGCGGCGATACCGTCTTGTTCCCGAATCAGTCCCAGCAACAAGTGCTCGGTTCCGATGTAGTTCTGGTTGAGCATGCGCGCTTCTTCCTGGGCGTAGACTACAACCCTGCGCGCCTTCTCTGTGAACCGCTCGAACATAGTGAAGCGCTCCCTCTGTCGGTGTGTCGCCGCGACGCGGCGAGGCCCCCATGCCACTAGTATACCCGCCTACCCTGACACGCGGGGTCATATGATGGTGGAAGCAAGGCGAGTGCCAGTAAAATCTGAGTCTTTGACACTCACATCCGGCGGGGCGAGAACTTCACGCCTCCGGGCGCATATGGGGAAAGAGCAGCACATCTCGGATGGAGGCGCTGCCGGTGAGCAACATCACGAGCCGGTCGATCCCTATACCGAGCCCTCCGCATGGAGGCATGCCGTACTCCATGGCGCGCAGGTAGTCTTCGTCGTGCC
This is a stretch of genomic DNA from Clostridiales bacterium. It encodes these proteins:
- a CDS encoding ATP-dependent Clp protease ATP-binding subunit, producing MFERFTEKARRVVVYAQEEARMLNQNYIGTEHLLLGLIREQDGIAAKALESLGISLEDVHAQVEDLIGRGTFVPTGHIPFTPRAKKVLELSLREALQLGHNYIGTEHMLLGLIREGEGVAAQVLLNLGADLDKVRSAVIQLLSGHYGKQTEPAEERGGRGSGSLLDEFGRNLTRAASEGKLDPVIGRMAEIERVMQILSRRTKNNPVLIGEPGVGKTAVAEGLAQAIVHDQVPETIKDRQLYTLDLAALVAGSKYRGEFEDRLKKVMKEIRERGDIILFVDEMHTLVGAGAAEGAIDAASIIKPALARGELQTIGATTLDEYRKYVERDPALERRFQPIMVGEPSVAETVQILFGLRDRYEAHHRVSITDAAVEAAAVLADRYISDRFLPDKAIDLIDEAGSKMRIKMMTAPPGVREIEDRLRRVRAEKEAAIEAQEFEKAASLRDGEKRIIAEKREMEQEWLKPESRRLVEVTECEIADVVSVWTGVPVSALTEEETEKLLRMEASLHERLVGQDEAVVAVSRAIRRARAGLKDPRRPAGSFIFLGPSGVGKTELSKALAAFLFGSEEALIQLDMSEYMEKHTVSRLIGSPPGYVGFDEGGQLTELVRRRPYSVVLFDEVEKAHHDVFNILLQILEEGRLTDAQGRRVDFKNCIIIMTSNIGARDIVKGQKLGFSTSGGAGLSYEDLKERVTGELKKIFRPEFLNRVDETIVFHDLSHEEIEQIVDLMFDRLREQLVAHGMGISLAADARTHLAREGYDPALGARPLRRAIQRFVEDPLSEQLLAAQWSSGDVIEVVVQEGEIAFRKGEGRAPAVSERVVPEGGSTPLMPRAAKAPRRRGSAAGGVTGA